Part of the Bacteroidota bacterium genome is shown below.
CGCACGAATAAATTATCAAACGGCAGAAATAGAACTCCAGCTCGACCCTCTTACGCTTCGCACCCAAACCGATTTGTTAAACGCCAAATTGCTGAATTCAAATGTCGGACTGGCAACGCTCAAAGGGAAAATGAATATTCCTTATGTAAACACACTCAGCCATCCACCTCATAATTTAAAGTTTGAAGCAGAGTTTCAATTGAACGGTGTTGTCAAAAAAATAATGATAACCGGATTGCTCAAGCATATTTCGAGCGGTGGAAATTATTCCTGTCTTCTTACGCTTGATTTCAAAATTTGTCTGAAGGATTTTGGCGTCACTGTTCCTGGAGGGTACTCGGATGAGATTTCAATTGCTGTTTCACAGGCTGTATTAAAACCGGACAATCAATAATCAACTATGGATATATGTCAATATTTGAATATATAGATAAATGAATGCTTATGAAGCGAAGAAATTTTATACGAGTAGGTGGAATGGCAACTGCTTATACGATGTTTGGAGGGGCTGTTTCATCCTTTATTTCATCATGCAGAAAAACCAATATGATGGATATGCAGGGAGAGCCCGTTACAGTCATAGAAGGAAATTTTGATTCGGTTTTATCCATTCCGCCAGCAGTCGGTAATTCTCCGCAATTAACAGCGCAACAAACTACGCATTCTATTTTTCAGAATAAATATTCTATCGTACTCGGCTACCAAGACAATAGTATTCTCGGCCCTACAATAAAAATAAATTCCGGGGAGACAGTAAATGCACTTCTTCAAAACAATCTTTCCGAGCCCACAAATATTCACTGGCATGGGTTAATGACACCCGCTTCGATGGACGGACATCCCGAAGATGTAATAAGTCCGGGTAGCTCATTCAATTACAATTTCCCTGTGTCGCAGCGGGCTGCAATGCATTGGTATCACCCCCATCCGCATTGTTTCACAGCAAAACAGGCATTCAAAGGACTGGCGGGTGTCTTTATCGTGAATGATACAGAGGAACAGATATTGAATCTTCCTTCAGGCAGTTTTGAAATACCTCTTGTCATCCAGGACAAACGTGTATTTCCTGATTACGCGTTGGATTATTCTCCGAATCAGGGAGAAATCATGTCTGGCTATATGGGGCCGTATGTTACCGTGAATGGTGTTTATTCCCCTTATCTGAACGTGAATAAGCGCAACTACCGGGTAAGAGTTCTGAACGGCTCTAATGCGCGAATTTATAATCTTGCTCTCAGTAACGGTGCTCCTTTCTCAGTGATTGGCTCGGATGGAGGATTGCTTACAACTCCGCAAGCGGTTTCATCTCTTTTACTCGGCCCTGGAGAACGGGCAGATCTGATAATAAATTTCGGAGCATTTTCTGTCGGCACAGATGTTCATCTTATCAACAAAACATTTTCTGGTGGTACAGCACAAGGTATGCAGGAATTCAAAATAATAAAGTTCACCATTTCGCAAAATGATACAGACACATTTGTTCTTCCGGGAACATTATCAGTAATTAATCTTATTCCGGCAACTTCTGCATCGCAAACAAGAGTATTCGAAATCGGAACCATGAACATGAATGGAATGGGAGGACACGGAGGAATAAATATGGGTGGAATGATGCATACGATAAATGGGAAGACATACGACCCGGACAGGATTGATGAAACGGTTCTGGCAGGTGCAACGGAAATATGGGTTTTTGACAATTCCTCTGGCGAAGAGCCGCACCCGATGCATATTCATGGAATACAATTTCAAGTCCTCGACCGCACGGGTGGAAGAAATTCTATTATTGCTACGGAATCAGGCTGGAAGGATACAGTTTTGGTTATGCCGAGAGAAAAGGTGCGGGTGATTATGACTTTTTCTCAGAATAAAGGAAAATATGTTTTGCACTGCCATAATCTTGAGCATGAAGATAACGGCATGATGCTTCAATTCGAAATCGCATAATAAAATAATAACCATGAAAAAAATATTTTTTACTTCCTCAATTATCTGTTTGGCAATTTCAGCCATCGCACAGAAAGAATTTTATTTCGGGCCGTCTTATACGGCAGGAATGTCGACTATCCTTAAATCCAATAATAATATGGATATGAATGGGGGTATGATGAACGGGAACGGAATGAATTCTGATCTGTCGTTTATGCCTGCTTTCGGAACAGGAATCCGCCTTGAGTATTTTCCCGCATGGAAGTGGGGATTGTTCTTTCAGTGCGGATATCAACAGCGCGGAGCAAGGTTTACGAATTACATGGATAATTTTAATCCCCGCTATAAATTTCAGCAATGCGATTTTAATCTTGGAGGACAGCTTCGAACCAAAGGATTGATCAAGAATCACCAGTTGCTTTTACAATTAGGAATAACCCAGCATTATCTGTCCTCCACAAGCCGCATTTACGACACGGGCAGCGATAATATTACGGATGATACGAGGGCCTATGATATGGGCATCTATCTTGGATTAGGCGGTAATATTCCGGTACGGCAAAAGGATTTATTCCAAATCATGGTTTTTGCTAACCAGGGTTTCACAGAGGTTTTTATGGGAAATATGGCTTCCAATAACATGACCGGACGAAACTTGCTTCTTGGGGTGCAATTAAGCTATTTGATCGGAAAAACCTGCGATAAAAAAGAAAACTAATGCCGGATGCCTTCTTTTGTAATTACAAAAGCCTCCGGTGAGCAGGCGGCTGTTCATCAAAAAAACTTATTGCCTCATTAAGCCATTCAGGGGCGGATGAAGCAACGATAAATTCTATCGTAAAAGATGTAAAAGACCGCCTTTATGATGGAATTTCCACTAAGGAGATTTACCATTTCGCTTTTGAACTCCTCAGAAAACATTCCAAGCCTGTTGCTGCCCGGTATAAACTGAAACAGGCTATTCTGGAACTGGGTCCTTCAGGTTATCCGTTCGAGAAATTCATCGCGGAGATTTTAAAACATCAGGGATTTTACACTGAGGTATCGAGAATTGTTAAAGGCCATTGTGTAAATCACGAAATAGACGTAATAGCCGAAAAAGACGAGAAGCACTTTATGGTTGAGTGTAAATACCACAACCATAGGGGTACGATCTGCGATGTCAAAGTTCCCCTTTATATACAAGCCCGATTCAAAGATGTGGAGCAGGAATGGAAAAATCTACCCGGCCACGGCACGAAATTTCATCAGGGCTGGGTAGTGACTAATACGCGATTTTCGGATGACGCGATACAATATGGAACATGTGCCGGATTAAATCTTATCGGCTGGAACTTTCCGCATCAGGCTGGGCTAAAGGATCAGATTGATACTCTGGGATTGTACCCGATCACCTGCCTTACCACTCTCACCAAAAGCGAAAAGCAGCAATTGTTAAAAAAAAAGATCGTATTGTGTAAGGAAATTTGTCGGGACACGAAGCATCTGAGCAATATTGGAATTTCCTCGTCAAGGATTGAATCCATACGTGAAGAAGGCCACCAGCTCTGCCACATACTGATTACTCATGGGAAGCATTAAGCAAAATATATCACCATACGCCACGGAAGCCGGGACAGTGATTTCGGTATTAGAATCAAATGTCGAAACCGGCCTCTCTGCTGATGAAGCGGCCAAGCGGTTAAAGGAGTATGGCGCGAATAAGATAGAAGAGAAAAAAGGGAAAAGTACCTGGTTAATTTTCTTCAGTCAGTTCAAAAGTCCTATTGTGTGGCTGCTCTGTTTTGCAGCGGGCTTATCTGGTTACTTTGGCGAATGGCTGGATGCCATAGCTATTCTCGTTGTAATACTTATCAATGCTTTCATCGGCTTTTACATGGAATATCAGGCCGATCGCTCCATGAATGCCTTGAGGAAATTATCTGCCATTCCTGCAAAAGTTCTTCGCAATAAGACATTGAACGAAATAAATTCAGAAGAAGTTGTACCGGGAGACGTTATTTATATCGAGGCAGGGGATATGATTCCCGCTGATGGAAGAATTTTTTCCGCCACCCAGATGCAGATAGACGAATCAGCATTAACAGGCGAATCTATTCCGGTTGAAAAACAGATCAGTGCAATTCAATCCGACACAACGCTGGCCGAAAGAAGTAATATGCTATATAAGGGCACCTATTCTACAAAAGGCAATGGATACATGGTGGTCACAGCAACAGGAATGGATACTGAACTTGGGAAGATTGCGAAAATGGTGCAATCGGCTGAGCAAGCAGCCACTCCACTCGAAAAAAAACTGGAAGATTTCAGCAGGAAATTGATCTGGATAACAGTGGCATTGGTTATTGTAATTTTTATTACAGGACTGTTGAACGGGCAAAAAGTACTCGAAATACTTGAGACCTCGATAGCACTTGCCGTAGCCGCTATACCGGAAGGATTGCCCATTGTGGCAACAATGGCCCTTGCCCAGGGAATGTTAAAGATGGCAAGGCAGCATGTAATTGTGAAAAAGCTCTCAGCGGTTGAAACATTAGGCGGGACAAATGTAATATGTACGGATAAGACCGGAACGCTGACTCAGAATAAAATAGAAGTTAATCAAGTCATAACGCCCGCTTCTAATTTAGAAGCATCTGAGATTATTAACCGGATTGCCGTTTTATGCAATACTGCTGAACTGCAAAATAACAATGGAACCCTTAAGGAGATCGGAGACCCGCTTGAAACCGGCCTTCTTAAATATGCAGTAAAGAATAATATTAACATACAGGAATCCCGCACCAAATTTCCTAAACTAAAGGAAGAACCTTTTTCTTCTGAAACTAAAATTATGGCTACCCTCCATAAAATCGGAGATAGTTATGGGGTTTACGCGAAAGGTGCTTCCGAAGAGTTACTGCTGTGCTGCTCCCAGATTTTGGATACAGATGGAATTAAAGAATTGGATGCCGGAAAGAAAAAATACTGGTCACAGAAAGCCGAGGAACTTGCCAATTCTGGATTGCGCGTTATCGCAGGCGCTTATAAACAAGCGGCATCACCGGATAAAAAATTATCAGATAACCTGGTATTTGCAGGATTGTATGGAATGATCGATCCTCCGCGGGAGGAAGTGTATCCCGCAATTGCAGAATGCAAATCGGCAGGCATCAATGTGATCATGATTACCGGGGATCACCCCTCCACTGCAAGAAATATTGCCCTGAAACTTGGGATTGCGGATGAAAAAAACACTGATGTAATTTCCGGCAAGACAATGAAAGGCTATGAACAACTCAGCGAGCTGGAGAAAAATAATTGGCTGAACACAAAAGTATTTGCAAGGGTAAGTCCCAAGCA
Proteins encoded:
- a CDS encoding multicopper oxidase domain-containing protein, which produces MKRRNFIRVGGMATAYTMFGGAVSSFISSCRKTNMMDMQGEPVTVIEGNFDSVLSIPPAVGNSPQLTAQQTTHSIFQNKYSIVLGYQDNSILGPTIKINSGETVNALLQNNLSEPTNIHWHGLMTPASMDGHPEDVISPGSSFNYNFPVSQRAAMHWYHPHPHCFTAKQAFKGLAGVFIVNDTEEQILNLPSGSFEIPLVIQDKRVFPDYALDYSPNQGEIMSGYMGPYVTVNGVYSPYLNVNKRNYRVRVLNGSNARIYNLALSNGAPFSVIGSDGGLLTTPQAVSSLLLGPGERADLIINFGAFSVGTDVHLINKTFSGGTAQGMQEFKIIKFTISQNDTDTFVLPGTLSVINLIPATSASQTRVFEIGTMNMNGMGGHGGINMGGMMHTINGKTYDPDRIDETVLAGATEIWVFDNSSGEEPHPMHIHGIQFQVLDRTGGRNSIIATESGWKDTVLVMPREKVRVIMTFSQNKGKYVLHCHNLEHEDNGMMLQFEIA
- a CDS encoding cation-translocating P-type ATPase, with translation MGSIKQNISPYATEAGTVISVLESNVETGLSADEAAKRLKEYGANKIEEKKGKSTWLIFFSQFKSPIVWLLCFAAGLSGYFGEWLDAIAILVVILINAFIGFYMEYQADRSMNALRKLSAIPAKVLRNKTLNEINSEEVVPGDVIYIEAGDMIPADGRIFSATQMQIDESALTGESIPVEKQISAIQSDTTLAERSNMLYKGTYSTKGNGYMVVTATGMDTELGKIAKMVQSAEQAATPLEKKLEDFSRKLIWITVALVIVIFITGLLNGQKVLEILETSIALAVAAIPEGLPIVATMALAQGMLKMARQHVIVKKLSAVETLGGTNVICTDKTGTLTQNKIEVNQVITPASNLEASEIINRIAVLCNTAELQNNNGTLKEIGDPLETGLLKYAVKNNINIQESRTKFPKLKEEPFSSETKIMATLHKIGDSYGVYAKGASEELLLCCSQILDTDGIKELDAGKKKYWSQKAEELANSGLRVIAGAYKQAASPDKKLSDNLVFAGLYGMIDPPREEVYPAIAECKSAGINVIMITGDHPSTARNIALKLGIADEKNTDVISGKTMKGYEQLSELEKNNWLNTKVFARVSPKQKLDLIAVLQERKNIVGMTGDGVNDAPALKKADIGIAMGLRGTQVSQEVADMVLKDDSFTSIVVAIKQGRIIFENIRKFIVFLLSCNLSELIVIATASVLNLHFQLFPLQILFINLITDVLPALALGITEGSPNIMKRPPRNVNESIIDKMRWKAIFFYSIVIGSMSIGAVFFSHYTVHKSELWNPELCNNILFFTLIFCQLLHVFNMGGSGSSFFRSEVFRNKYVWRAIIASLIILLGVYAIIPIREVLSLYEMSLYDWIISVMAGIGSLVIIQTGKKFKIVQQ